From a single Candidatus Methylomirabilota bacterium genomic region:
- a CDS encoding enoyl-CoA hydratase/isomerase family protein — MVVREDRGAIAVLRMTHGRANALDPEILGALSAALEAAAGAPALVLTGAGAMFSAGVDLKRLAASGPDYPGALIPALVDCFARLFYHPRPVVAAVNGHAIAGGCVLACAADRRIAARGGGRFGVTELLVGVPFPAIALEIMRAVVPARHLAEMVYGGRTLSVEDARERGLFDTVVEPGALLDAAIAEAEALAAIPAESFALTKAQLRQPVREFLARHAARIDREALASWRAPAAQDAIRRYVEKTLGGGRR; from the coding sequence ATGGTCGTTCGCGAGGACCGTGGGGCGATCGCGGTGCTGCGGATGACCCACGGCCGCGCCAACGCCCTCGATCCCGAGATCCTCGGCGCGCTGAGCGCGGCGCTGGAGGCGGCCGCGGGCGCCCCGGCGCTCGTCCTCACTGGAGCCGGCGCCATGTTCTCGGCCGGCGTCGATCTCAAGCGCCTCGCCGCCTCCGGGCCCGACTACCCCGGCGCGCTCATCCCCGCCCTCGTCGACTGCTTCGCCCGCCTCTTCTATCACCCCCGCCCGGTGGTGGCGGCGGTCAACGGCCACGCCATCGCGGGCGGCTGCGTGCTCGCCTGCGCCGCCGACCGGCGCATCGCGGCGCGCGGCGGCGGGCGGTTTGGCGTCACCGAGCTGCTGGTGGGTGTCCCCTTCCCCGCGATCGCGCTGGAGATCATGCGCGCGGTGGTGCCGGCGCGGCATCTCGCCGAGATGGTGTACGGGGGCCGGACGCTGAGCGTGGAGGACGCGCGCGAGCGGGGCCTGTTCGACACGGTCGTCGAGCCGGGGGCGCTGCTCGACGCGGCGATCGCGGAGGCGGAGGCGCTCGCCGCCATCCCCGCCGAGAGCTTCGCGCTCACCAAGGCCCAGCTGCGCCAGCCCGTGCGCGAGTTCCTCGCGCGGCACGCCGCGCGGATCGACCGCGAGGCGCTGGCGTCTTGGAGGGCGCCGGCTGCGCAGGACGCGATCCGGCGCTACGTCGAGAAGACCCTGGGCGGCGGGCGCCGCTAG
- a CDS encoding FAD-linked oxidase C-terminal domain-containing protein: MIELEHELRRVVEGDVRFDSFSRLLYATDASMYQVEPIGAVIPRHAGDVQAVLEVANRLGAPLLARGGGTSLTGQTVNHAVVLDFSRHMNQVLEVNVEERWVRVQPGVVQDELNQHVRGQGLLFGPDTSTSNRATIGGMLGNNSGGSHSIAYGLTVEHAIELTTFLADGSRAVFGTVTPAEFQAKARLETLEGQIYREVGRIRDQYRDEIARRYRMHWRRVCGYNLNELIKDGPLNMARLIVGSEGTLLTIVEAKMRLVPRPKRTALDVIHYTDIQEALESSQAILETGPYAVELTDKMILDLARANIEQRARMGFVQGDPAAILIVEYTGDTDAEVKDKVEKLEALRARERFGYAGHVALDTTEQQSIWKLRKAGLGLLLGTRGDAKPIAFIEDTAVDPKHMPAFVPRFRDIMAKHGAEGAYYGHCSVGCLHIRPLVNLKTQRGLDQVRAMADEIFDMVLEFEGAISSEHGDGRARSPYLERVFGPAIFGAFGELKRAFDPRNLLNPGNIVASPGVTEHMRYGADYRTWEPTTSLDFSEQGGFAAAVEMCNGVGVCRKKLEGTMCPSYMATRDEEHSTRGRANALRAVLSGRAPREEFTGTRLFEVMDLCLECKGCKAECPSNVDMAKMKYEFLHHYYQVHPTPMRNDLFGHIGDLSWWGSRLAPVSNWLAGTRLNRWVMDRVVGIDRRRPLPLFARESFTDWFDARKPNADAPRGGVVLFHDTFNTYNTPEIARAAVELLEGAGYRVELVGRKCCGRPMISKGMLDEARANAQWNVAKLQPWVERDVPVVGLEPSCLLTLRDEYVDLLRTEAARAVARSSYLLEEFLLRERARGLRLAWKPGPRRALLHGHCHQKAMVGTAPTVAALTWAGYTVSEVDSGCCGMAGSFGFEKEHYELSVSLGNRRLAPAVRAADPDTVVVAPGISCRQQIAHLTERRAQHPAEVLRSALAGRA; the protein is encoded by the coding sequence ATGATCGAACTCGAGCACGAACTCCGCCGCGTCGTCGAGGGCGATGTCCGCTTCGACTCCTTCTCGCGCCTGCTCTACGCCACCGACGCGTCCATGTACCAGGTGGAGCCCATCGGGGCGGTGATTCCCCGCCACGCCGGCGACGTCCAGGCGGTGCTCGAGGTCGCCAACCGGCTCGGCGCGCCGCTGCTCGCGCGCGGGGGCGGCACCTCCTTGACCGGCCAGACCGTCAACCACGCGGTGGTGCTCGACTTCTCGCGCCACATGAACCAGGTCCTCGAGGTCAATGTCGAGGAGCGGTGGGTCCGGGTGCAGCCCGGCGTGGTGCAGGACGAGCTGAATCAGCACGTGCGGGGGCAGGGACTCCTCTTCGGTCCCGACACGTCGACCTCGAACCGCGCCACCATCGGCGGCATGCTCGGCAACAACTCCGGCGGCAGCCACTCGATCGCGTACGGCCTCACCGTGGAGCACGCGATCGAGCTGACGACGTTCCTCGCCGACGGGAGCCGCGCGGTGTTCGGCACGGTGACGCCCGCGGAGTTCCAGGCCAAGGCCCGCCTCGAGACACTCGAGGGCCAGATCTACCGAGAGGTGGGGCGCATCCGCGACCAGTACCGCGACGAGATCGCGCGCCGCTACCGCATGCACTGGCGTCGGGTGTGCGGCTACAACCTCAACGAGCTCATCAAGGACGGTCCGCTCAACATGGCCCGGCTCATCGTGGGCTCGGAGGGCACGCTGCTCACGATCGTCGAGGCCAAAATGCGGCTGGTGCCGCGCCCCAAGAGGACCGCGCTCGACGTCATCCACTACACGGACATCCAGGAGGCGCTCGAGTCCTCCCAGGCCATCCTCGAGACGGGGCCGTACGCCGTCGAGCTCACCGACAAGATGATCCTCGACCTCGCGCGCGCCAACATCGAGCAGCGCGCGCGCATGGGCTTCGTGCAGGGGGATCCCGCCGCCATTCTGATCGTCGAGTACACCGGGGACACCGACGCCGAGGTGAAGGACAAGGTCGAGAAGCTGGAGGCGCTGCGCGCGCGCGAGCGCTTCGGCTATGCGGGCCACGTGGCCCTCGACACCACGGAGCAGCAGTCGATCTGGAAGCTCCGCAAGGCGGGCCTGGGCCTGCTCCTCGGCACCCGCGGCGACGCCAAGCCCATCGCCTTCATCGAGGACACCGCCGTCGACCCCAAGCACATGCCCGCCTTCGTCCCGCGCTTCCGCGACATCATGGCCAAGCACGGGGCGGAGGGCGCCTACTACGGGCACTGCTCGGTGGGGTGTCTGCACATCCGGCCCCTCGTCAACCTCAAGACGCAGCGCGGGCTCGACCAGGTGCGGGCGATGGCCGACGAGATCTTCGACATGGTGCTGGAGTTCGAGGGAGCCATCTCGAGCGAGCACGGCGACGGGCGCGCCCGCAGCCCGTATCTCGAGCGGGTGTTCGGCCCCGCGATCTTCGGCGCCTTCGGCGAGCTCAAGCGCGCGTTCGATCCCCGGAACCTCCTCAACCCCGGCAACATCGTGGCGAGCCCGGGCGTCACCGAGCACATGCGCTATGGCGCCGACTACCGCACGTGGGAGCCCACGACCAGCCTCGACTTCTCCGAGCAGGGCGGCTTCGCCGCCGCGGTGGAGATGTGCAATGGGGTCGGGGTGTGCCGGAAGAAGCTCGAGGGCACGATGTGCCCCTCCTACATGGCCACGCGCGACGAGGAGCACTCCACCCGGGGCCGCGCCAACGCCCTCCGCGCGGTGCTCTCGGGCCGGGCGCCGCGCGAGGAGTTCACGGGGACGCGGCTCTTCGAGGTGATGGACCTCTGCCTCGAGTGCAAGGGCTGCAAGGCCGAGTGCCCGTCCAACGTGGACATGGCGAAGATGAAGTACGAGTTCCTGCACCACTACTACCAGGTGCACCCCACCCCGATGCGCAACGATCTCTTCGGGCACATCGGGGACCTCTCGTGGTGGGGCTCGCGCCTGGCGCCCGTGTCCAACTGGCTGGCGGGGACGCGGCTGAATCGATGGGTGATGGACCGGGTGGTGGGCATCGACCGGCGCCGGCCGCTGCCCCTCTTCGCGCGCGAGAGCTTCACGGACTGGTTCGACGCGCGCAAGCCGAACGCGGACGCCCCGCGTGGCGGCGTGGTGCTGTTCCACGACACGTTCAACACCTACAACACCCCGGAGATCGCGCGGGCGGCGGTGGAGCTGTTGGAGGGCGCGGGCTATCGCGTGGAGCTGGTGGGGCGCAAGTGCTGCGGCCGTCCCATGATCTCCAAGGGGATGCTGGACGAGGCCCGCGCCAACGCGCAGTGGAACGTGGCCAAGCTCCAGCCCTGGGTGGAGCGCGACGTGCCGGTGGTCGGACTCGAACCCTCCTGCTTACTGACGCTCCGCGACGAGTACGTGGATCTGCTCCGCACCGAGGCGGCCCGCGCCGTCGCGCGCTCGAGCTATCTCCTGGAGGAGTTCCTCCTGCGCGAGCGCGCGCGGGGCCTGCGTCTGGCGTGGAAGCCCGGCCCGCGGCGCGCCCTCCTCCACGGGCACTGCCATCAGAAGGCGATGGTGGGCACGGCGCCCACCGTGGCCGCGCTCACCTGGGCCGGCTACACGGTGAGCGAGGTCGACTCGGGCTGCTGCGGGATGGCGGGATCCTTCGGGTTCGAGAAGGAGCACTACGAGCTCTCGGTGAGCCTGGGCAACCGGCGGCTCGCCCCCGCGGTGCGCGCGGCCGATCCCGACACGGTGGTAGTGGCGCCGGGCATTTCCTGCCGCCAGCAGATCGCGCACCTCACCGAGCGCCGGGCCCAGCACCCCGCCGAGGTGCTGCGCAGCGCCCTGGCCGGGCGCGCCTAG